A window of Anomalospiza imberbis isolate Cuckoo-Finch-1a 21T00152 chromosome 4, ASM3175350v1, whole genome shotgun sequence contains these coding sequences:
- the ATOH1 gene encoding transcription factor ATOH1, whose protein sequence is MSLPWAERAREPPGPPEPPPGPEQSGCGGFAPGSWLGVCCAARLPAAASPRYLLPGEDDEAAAEGGAARGGGNSPGGARGGGRPRGGGGGPGLRAQVSGVQKQRRLAANARERRRMHGLNHAFDQLRNVIPSFNNDKKLSKYETLQMAQIYISALAELLHGPAAPSDGSGKAEHRGAPFEPPCAAAGAGAPPGPPAPPPGPPRASPPGHGRTRFPPPPAAGGYSVQLDPLHFSFAEGALMGQRAPSPALLLPQPGQPPQERSKTSPRSHRSDGEFSPRSHYSDSDEAS, encoded by the coding sequence ATGagcctcccctgggcagagcgcgcccgggagccgccggggccgccggagccgccgccgggCCCGGAGCAGAGCGGGTGCGGCGGCTTCGCGCCGGGCTCGTGGCTCGGCGTGTGCTGCGCCGCCCGcctgcccgccgccgcctcgccgcgCTACCTGCTGCCCGGCGAGGACGAcgaggcggcggcggagggcggcgcggcgcggggcggcgggaaCAGccccggcggggcgcggggcggtgggcggccgcggggcggcggcggcggccccgggctGCGGGCGCAGGTGAGCGGCGTGCAGAAGCAGCGGCGGCTGGCGGCCAACgcgcgggagcggcggcggatGCACGGGCTGAACCACGCCTTCGACCAGCTGCGCAATGTCATCCCCTCCTTCAACAACGACAAGAAGCTCTCCAAGTACGAGACGCTGCAGATGGCGCAGATCTACATCAGCGCCCTGGCCGAGCTGCTgcacggccccgccgccccttCCGACGGCTCCGGCAAGGCCGAGCACCGCGGGGCCCCCTTCGAGCCGCCCtgcgccgccgccggggccggagcgccgccggggccgccggcgccgccgccggggccgcccaGAGCGTCCCCCCCCGGGCACGGCCGGACTCGCTtccccccgccgccggccgcgggGGGCTACTCGGTGCAGCTCGACCCGCTGCACTTCTCCTTTGCGGAGGGCGCCCTGATGGGACAGAGAGCCCCTTCCCCCGCCCTCCTCCTGCCGCAGCCCGGGCAGCCGCCGCAGGAGAGGAGCAAGACGTCGCCCCGGTCCCACAGGAGCGACGGGGAGTTCTCGCCCCGCTCCCACTACAGCGATTCGGATGAGGCCAGCTAA